A single region of the Biomphalaria glabrata chromosome 15, xgBioGlab47.1, whole genome shotgun sequence genome encodes:
- the LOC106057167 gene encoding uncharacterized protein LOC106057167, giving the protein MKFLLILLALASLSWGRILHNINTWDQVWENSEEEDTKDSGSVEQDSRLQRVVIKLMDMLRSRQTTDEVTPTDLDHIMDVLQDLKDVYDDNIRKGGVPDVRFDMKNFFDKIMDLKKEYEDKKQTEGDLNTLPVDVQRTILKPYIDKLKDTMNTYIEDILKDTGDTGRYWGGSSLLQRIFNTLKDISRTDQDTSEEVGTQSDLENFFDKMKDLKETFEEKIRNSGVMDTRYDIKGFFDKMMGLKKVYEDKKQNDMAMGKQGEDKMELKPFFDTIKLLKNMYIGKSRPPSGYRRSELQRFFNDIGVLKKMHDDRIQKEVDTGRRPPGVGSSDLQRFFNDISLLKKIYDETKGHYVDFGKLVEGDNPDVTIITWKISPISDTV; this is encoded by the exons ATGAAGTTTCTGTTGATACTCCTTGCACTTG cctctctctcttgggGTAGGATACTACACAATATCAACACATGGGATCAAGTTTGGGAAAACAGTGAAGAGGAAGACACGAAAGATTCCGGAAGTGTAGAGCAAGACTCTCGTCTGCAGCGTGTAGTCATCAAGCTCATGGACATGTTGAGATCCCGCCAAACAACAGACGAGGTCACGCCTACTGATCTTGATCATATCATGGACGTCTTACAGGACCTCAAGGATGTCTATGATGATAACATCCGAAAAGGAGGTGTCCCTGACGTTAGGTTTGAcatgaaaaacttttttgatAAAATCATGGATCTCAAGAAAGAATACGAAGACAAGAAGCAAACTGAGGGCGATTTGAACACACTTCCGGTTGATGTTCAGAGAACCATTCTCAAACCATACATCGATAAATTGAAAGACACCATGAATACTTATATTGAAGACATCCTAAAAGACACAGGTGATACTGGACGATACTGGGGCGGAAGCTCGCTCCTGCAACGCATTTTTAACACGCTCAAAGACATTAGCAGAACGGATCAAGATACTAGCGAAGAGGTGGGCACTCAATCTGACCTGGAAAACTTTTTCGACAAAATGAAGGACCTAAAAGAAACTTTTGAAGAGAAAATCAGAAACAGTGGCGTCATGGACACCAGGTATGACATTAAAGGCTTCTTTGATAAAATGATGGGACTAAAAAAGGTGTATGAAGACAAGAAGCAGAACGACATGGCCATGGGCAAACAAGGCGAGGACAAAATGGAGCTGAAACCATTTTTCGATACCATTAAACTTCTGAAGAACATGTACATTGGGAAGAGTAGACCACCAAGTGGCTACAGACGATCAGAACTGCAGCGATTCTTCAATGATATTGGGGTACTCAAGAAAATGCATGACGACAGAATTCAAAAAGAGGTTGACACTGGCAGACGTCCGCCTGGTGTTGGGTCATCAGATCTCCAGCGCTTTTTCAACGACATCAGCCTGCTGAAAAAGATCTACGACGAAACGAAAGGGCACTATGTTGACTTTGGTAAGCTAGTGGAGGGAGACAACCCGGACGTCACCATTATCACATGGAAAATTAGTCCCATTTCAGACACTGTTTAA